The following proteins are co-located in the Anomalospiza imberbis isolate Cuckoo-Finch-1a 21T00152 chromosome Z, ASM3175350v1, whole genome shotgun sequence genome:
- the RPS6 gene encoding small ribosomal subunit protein eS6 translates to MKLNISFPATGCQKLIEVDDERKLRTFYEKRMATEVLADSLGEEWKGYVVRISGGNDKQGFPMKQGVLTHGRVRLLLSKGHSCYRPRRTGERKRKSVRGCIVDANLSVLNLVIVKKGEKDIPGLTDTTVPRRLGPKRASRIRKLFNLSKEDDVRQYVVRKPLNKEGKKPRTKAPKIQRLVTPRVLQHKRRRIALKKQRTQKNKEEAAEYAKLLAKRMKEAKEKRQEQIAKRRRLSSLRASTSKSESSQK, encoded by the exons ATGAAG CTCAACATCTCTTTCCCGGCTACTGGCTGCCAGAAGCTCATTGAAGTAGACGATGAGCGTAAGCTCAGGACGTTTTATGAAAAACGAATGGCCACGGAGGTGCTGGCTGATTCCCTTGGTGAGGAGTGGAAG GGATATGTTGTCCGGATAAGCGGTGGCAATGACAAGCAAGGCTTCCCCATGAAGCAGGGTGTCCTGACTCATGGACGTGTCCGCCTTCTGCTCAGCAAGGGCCATTCCTGCTATCGCCCCAGGAGAACTGGCGAGAGAAAGCGCAAGTCTGTCCGTGGCTGCATTGTTGATGCAAACTTGAGTGTCCTGAACTTGGTCATAGTGAAAAAGG GTGAAAAAGACATTCCTGGGCTGACTGACACAACTGTGCCCCGTCGTCTTGGTCCCAAGAGGGCCAGCAGGATCCGCAAGCTGTTCAACCTCTCTAAGGAAGATGATGTTCGCCAGTATGTTGTGAGGAAGCCTCTGAACAAAGAGG GCAAGAAGCCCAGAACGAAAGCTCCCAAGATCCAACGACTGGTGACTCCTAGAGTGCTGCAGCATAAGCGCAGGCGTATCGCCCTGAAGAAGCAGCGCACTCAGAAGAACAAGGAAGAAGCTGCAGAGTATGCGAAGCTGTTGGCCAAGAGAATGAAG GAAGCCAAGGAGAAACGCCAGGAGCAGATTGCCAAGAGGCGCCGTCTTTCTTCTTTGAGAGCTTCAACATCCAAGTCTGAATCAAGTCAGAAGTAA